A single Methylobacterium sp. 17Sr1-1 DNA region contains:
- the minD gene encoding septum site-determining protein MinD: MAKIIVVTSGKGGVGKTTTTAALGAALAQAGQNVCVVDFDVGLRNLDLIMGAERRVVYDLINVVQGDAKLPQALIRDKRLDTLSLLPASQTRDKDALTDEGVARVIGELREKFDWVICDSPAGIERGATLAMRHADIAVVVTNPEVSSVRDSDRIIGLLDSKTERAEKGERLEKHLILTRYDPSRAERGEMLKIDDVLEILSIPLLAVIPESEEVLKASNLGSPVTLNAPQSAPARAYTDAVRRLKGETVEMIVPSEKRSILGKLFPRRAA; this comes from the coding sequence ATGGCCAAGATCATAGTGGTGACGTCCGGCAAGGGCGGGGTGGGCAAGACCACCACGACGGCGGCCCTCGGGGCCGCCCTCGCGCAAGCCGGGCAGAACGTCTGCGTGGTCGATTTCGACGTCGGCCTGCGCAACCTCGACCTCATCATGGGCGCCGAGCGCCGGGTGGTCTACGACCTGATCAACGTCGTCCAGGGCGACGCCAAGCTTCCCCAGGCGCTGATCCGCGACAAGCGCCTCGACACCCTGTCGCTGCTCCCCGCCTCGCAGACCCGCGACAAGGACGCGCTCACCGACGAGGGCGTCGCCCGGGTGATCGGCGAGCTGCGCGAAAAGTTCGACTGGGTGATCTGCGACAGCCCGGCCGGCATCGAGCGCGGCGCGACGCTGGCGATGCGCCACGCCGACATCGCGGTCGTCGTCACCAACCCCGAGGTCTCCTCGGTGCGCGATTCGGACCGGATCATCGGGCTGCTCGATTCCAAGACCGAGCGGGCCGAGAAGGGCGAGCGGCTGGAGAAGCACCTGATCCTCACCCGCTACGACCCCAGCCGGGCCGAGCGCGGCGAGATGCTGAAGATCGACGACGTGCTCGAGATCCTGTCGATCCCGCTGCTCGCCGTGATCCCGGAGAGCGAGGAGGTTCTCAAGGCCTCGAACCTCGGCAGCCCGGTGACGCTGAACGCGCCCCAGAGCGCCCCGGCCCGTGCCTACACGGACGCGGTGCGGCGGCTCAAGGGCGAGACGGTCGAGATGATTGTTCCGTCCGAGAAGCGGTCGATCCTGGGCAAACTCTTCCCCCGGAGGGCGGCATGA
- the minC gene encoding septum site-determining protein MinC, which produces MTSISLTRPSLPLRGRSFRALVLAPETPLGDWFSHLDALVQRSPTLFSERAVILDVSGLAKDSLRGDAAGSEAAEPAEDDHDAAAATPDIAGLVDELKQRGIRIMGVEKAEPAWLGPALPPLLSGGRPAAMAEPDADVAEAKPPEPVKPPEPRKPNSLVLETPLRSGQSVYHPEGDVTVMGSVASGAEILAGGSIHVYGALRGRAIAGAGGNPRARICCRKFEPELIGIDGLFRTADTTDPKLRKKAVQVWLEGETLRMAALD; this is translated from the coding sequence GTGACCAGCATCAGCCTCACTCGCCCCTCCCTCCCGCTGCGCGGCCGCTCCTTCCGGGCGCTCGTGCTCGCGCCGGAGACGCCGCTCGGCGACTGGTTCTCGCACCTGGATGCCCTGGTGCAGCGCTCGCCGACGCTCTTCTCCGAGCGCGCCGTGATTCTGGACGTCTCGGGCCTGGCCAAGGACTCCCTCCGGGGGGACGCGGCCGGATCCGAGGCGGCCGAGCCCGCCGAGGACGATCACGATGCCGCGGCAGCGACGCCCGACATCGCCGGCCTCGTCGACGAGCTCAAGCAGCGCGGCATCCGCATCATGGGCGTCGAGAAGGCCGAGCCGGCCTGGCTCGGCCCGGCGCTGCCGCCGCTGCTCAGCGGCGGACGCCCGGCCGCGATGGCGGAGCCGGACGCCGACGTCGCCGAGGCCAAGCCGCCGGAACCCGTCAAGCCGCCGGAGCCGCGCAAGCCCAACTCCCTCGTCCTCGAGACCCCGCTGCGCTCCGGCCAGTCGGTCTACCACCCCGAGGGCGACGTGACGGTGATGGGCTCGGTCGCCTCCGGCGCCGAGATCCTGGCCGGCGGCTCGATCCACGTCTACGGGGCGCTGCGCGGCCGCGCCATCGCGGGTGCGGGCGGCAACCCCCGGGCCCGGATCTGCTGCCGCAAGTTCGAGCCCGAACTGATCGGCATCGACGGCCTGTTCCGCACCGCCGACACCACCGACCCGAAGCTGCGCAAGAAGGCGGTCCAGGTCTGGCTCGAGGGGGAAACCCTCCGCATGGCCGCCCTCGACTGA
- a CDS encoding CreA family protein, with product MVWRRGLTALCGVACLGLTTGAALAQEPDRIFDKSTVWRPLTPNDKLVVYGIDDPDVAGVACHYTQPEKGGIKGTLGLAEEVSDISLSCRQVGPVKFKSKMKQGEVVFSERRSLIFKSMQIVRGCDAKRNTLIYMVYSDKVVQGSPKNSTSTVPLMPWGTEAPPKCGDFLG from the coding sequence ATGGTGTGGCGGCGGGGTCTCACGGCTCTCTGCGGGGTGGCCTGTCTCGGGCTCACCACGGGCGCGGCGCTGGCCCAGGAGCCGGACCGGATCTTCGACAAATCGACCGTCTGGCGGCCGCTGACACCCAACGACAAGCTGGTGGTCTACGGCATCGACGACCCGGACGTGGCCGGCGTCGCCTGCCACTACACCCAGCCGGAGAAGGGCGGCATCAAGGGCACGCTCGGCCTCGCCGAGGAGGTCTCCGACATCTCGCTCTCCTGCCGCCAGGTCGGGCCGGTCAAGTTCAAGAGCAAGATGAAGCAGGGCGAGGTGGTGTTCAGCGAACGCCGCTCGCTGATCTTCAAGAGCATGCAGATCGTGCGCGGCTGCGACGCCAAGCGCAACACCCTGATCTACATGGTCTACTCGGACAAGGTGGTGCAGGGCTCGCCGAAGAACTCGACCTCGACGGTGCCGCTGATGCCGTGGGGCACCGAGGCGCCGCCGAAATGCGGCGACTTCCTGGGCTGA